A single Fundidesulfovibrio soli DNA region contains:
- the glyS gene encoding glycine--tRNA ligase subunit beta, whose translation MPVFLLEIGFEEMPARFLAPLSDEFRQAVAAQLEQCKLGFSGLRAWVTPRRLAVMVEGLDAEQRREEEVVTGPPVKAAYDASGNPTPAALGFAKGQGADMSALFTVDTPKGQYLALRKSTGGVKTTDLLPAACLAAIKALNFPKKMHWGSLDYTFGRPIRWIVALLDGDVVPFEVASVPSGRTTWGHRVMGSGPWELASPADYLPTLENKAAVVADPAKRRELILKQCEEAAAAVGGKPIIGERLLEEVCGLVEYPLVILGNFDKRYLELPRQVLLTSMESHQKSFGVENAQGELLPHFLTTAGLKPTDVALVRKGWERVLKARLEDARFFWETDLSSSFETWLAKLESVTFLAPLGSMGEKSRRIESLCAALARQVDHALSAPLIQAGRICKADLVSEMVGEFADLQGVMGGVYARRKGEDEAVAQAVAEQYLPLGPDSPVPASKAGALLAVADKIDTLAGCFGLDMIPTGAADPYALRRQALGICRTLVERGLRVSLAWLVERAFEGYDGVRWKLDPAEAKAKLLEFFGSRLKALYLGKGLRPQVVDAAIGAGFDDVWALDARMGALARFSEGSGFDQAVLAFKRAANIIRKQAAAESLDGVVDKAKLVEPAEVALAALLEETAGRFEELWKNDDFDALFGLLAELRPGVDAFFDGVMVMCEDEGLRKSRLNILKSLVDRLGRLADFAALQV comes from the coding sequence GCTTCTCGGGCCTGCGCGCCTGGGTGACGCCCCGCCGGCTGGCCGTGATGGTCGAGGGCCTGGACGCCGAGCAGCGCCGTGAGGAGGAGGTGGTCACCGGGCCGCCGGTCAAGGCCGCCTACGACGCATCCGGCAACCCAACCCCCGCCGCCCTGGGCTTCGCCAAGGGCCAGGGTGCGGACATGTCCGCCCTGTTCACCGTGGACACCCCCAAGGGCCAGTACCTGGCCCTGCGCAAGAGCACCGGGGGCGTCAAGACCACCGACCTTCTGCCCGCCGCCTGCCTGGCGGCCATCAAGGCGCTCAACTTTCCCAAGAAGATGCACTGGGGCAGCCTGGATTACACCTTCGGGCGGCCCATCCGCTGGATCGTGGCCCTGCTGGACGGCGACGTCGTCCCCTTCGAGGTGGCCAGCGTGCCTTCCGGCCGCACCACCTGGGGGCACCGCGTCATGGGCTCCGGCCCCTGGGAGCTGGCATCCCCGGCGGACTACCTCCCCACGCTGGAGAACAAGGCCGCCGTGGTGGCCGACCCGGCCAAGCGCCGCGAACTGATCCTCAAGCAGTGCGAGGAGGCCGCCGCGGCCGTTGGGGGCAAGCCCATCATCGGCGAACGGCTTCTGGAGGAGGTCTGCGGGCTGGTCGAATACCCGCTGGTCATCCTGGGCAATTTCGACAAGCGCTACCTGGAGCTGCCCCGGCAGGTGCTCCTGACCAGCATGGAGAGCCACCAGAAGAGCTTCGGCGTGGAGAATGCCCAGGGCGAGCTGCTGCCCCACTTCCTGACCACGGCCGGGCTCAAGCCCACCGACGTGGCCCTGGTGCGCAAAGGCTGGGAGCGCGTGCTCAAGGCCCGCCTGGAGGACGCCCGCTTCTTCTGGGAGACCGACCTGTCCTCCAGCTTCGAGACCTGGCTGGCCAAGCTCGAATCCGTGACCTTCCTGGCCCCGCTGGGCTCCATGGGCGAGAAGTCCCGCCGCATCGAGAGCCTGTGCGCGGCCCTGGCCCGCCAGGTGGACCATGCGCTCTCCGCGCCGCTGATCCAGGCCGGGCGCATCTGCAAGGCAGACCTGGTCTCCGAGATGGTGGGCGAATTCGCTGACCTGCAGGGCGTCATGGGCGGCGTGTACGCCCGCCGCAAGGGCGAGGACGAGGCCGTGGCCCAGGCCGTTGCCGAGCAGTACCTGCCCCTGGGGCCGGACAGTCCCGTGCCCGCCAGCAAGGCCGGAGCGCTGCTGGCCGTGGCCGACAAGATCGACACCCTGGCCGGCTGCTTCGGGCTGGACATGATCCCCACCGGCGCGGCCGACCCCTACGCCCTGCGCAGGCAGGCCCTGGGCATCTGCCGCACCCTGGTGGAGCGCGGCCTGCGTGTGAGCCTGGCCTGGCTGGTGGAGCGCGCCTTCGAGGGCTATGACGGCGTGCGCTGGAAGCTCGACCCGGCCGAGGCCAAGGCCAAGCTGCTGGAGTTCTTCGGCTCCCGCCTGAAGGCTCTGTACCTGGGCAAGGGCCTGCGCCCGCAGGTGGTGGACGCCGCCATCGGCGCGGGATTCGACGACGTGTGGGCCCTGGACGCACGCATGGGCGCCCTGGCGCGCTTCAGCGAGGGCAGCGGGTTCGACCAGGCCGTGCTGGCCTTCAAGCGCGCGGCCAACATCATCCGCAAGCAGGCCGCCGCCGAGTCCCTGGACGGCGTGGTGGACAAGGCCAAGCTGGTGGAGCCCGCCGAGGTGGCCCTGGCCGCCCTCCTGGAGGAAACGGCCGGCCGCTTCGAGGAGCTTTGGAAGAACGACGATTTCGACGCCCTGTTCGGGCTCCTGGCGGAATTGCGCCCCGGTGTGGACGCCTTCTTCGACGGGGTGATGGTAATGTGCGAGGACGAAGGGCTGCGCAAAAGCCGCCTGAATATTCTGAAATCGCTGGTGGACCGGCTGGGCAGGCTCGCGGACTTCGCCGCGTTGCAGGTTTAG
- the rpsT gene encoding 30S ribosomal protein S20: protein MANHKSALKRHRQSLIARARNRAMKTRVRNAVKAVRLAVEQKDTAAAQEALKAATMILDKAASKKILHWKTAARNVSRLNLAVNKITA from the coding sequence TTGGCCAATCATAAGTCCGCTTTGAAGAGGCACCGTCAGAGCCTTATCGCCCGTGCGCGCAACCGCGCCATGAAAACCCGTGTGCGCAACGCCGTCAAGGCCGTGCGTCTGGCCGTCGAGCAGAAGGATACTGCCGCCGCCCAGGAGGCCCTCAAGGCCGCCACGATGATCCTCGACAAGGCCGCCTCGAAGAAGATTCTTCACTGGAAGACCGCCGCGCGCAACGTCTCCAGGCTGAATCTCGCCGTGAACAAGATCACGGCCTAG
- a CDS encoding radical SAM/SPASM family putative metalloenzyme maturase, whose protein sequence is MPQAHSPSIVHVEPTTRCNMRCRMCVKAVTDSPTPDGDMPLEDFQRLLPDLASCDRLVFAGVGEPLLHRDLPAMIASARQVMSPDAQIAMQTNGLLLTKDLALELATAGLDTVCISLDSLSDADGETLHGAVRLQALADAYEALRLASERTGRPIRAGAQIVLMRENAPHLPAMVRWAGEHGARFVIVSHLFPYTREAEEHSLFNPNPEEAARYFSKWKAIAAGEGLDFDDYYKILWRVDKSEGDKRLVHLVKLMQRDANAHGVWMNVRSLFDWDSTDRGDLERAFEGASAVAREMGMEISLPPLSARQERRCGFMEEGATFISRSGQVAPCHFLWRNYRCVMGGETKHVRAAFFGSIRQARLEDIWNEAGYKDFRSQALAYEYPHCASCNGGPCSDVTSASSPFEEDCIGSRVPCCHCPWPVGQLACLS, encoded by the coding sequence ATGCCGCAAGCCCACAGCCCCAGCATCGTCCATGTAGAGCCCACCACCCGCTGCAACATGCGCTGCCGCATGTGCGTCAAGGCCGTAACCGACTCCCCCACCCCTGATGGCGACATGCCCCTGGAAGATTTCCAGCGTCTGCTGCCCGACCTGGCCAGCTGCGACAGACTGGTTTTCGCTGGCGTGGGTGAGCCTCTGCTGCATCGCGACCTCCCGGCCATGATCGCCAGCGCACGGCAGGTCATGAGCCCCGACGCGCAGATCGCCATGCAGACCAACGGGCTGCTGCTGACCAAGGATCTGGCTCTGGAGCTGGCGACCGCCGGCCTGGACACGGTCTGCATCTCGCTCGACTCCCTGAGCGATGCGGACGGCGAAACCCTGCACGGCGCGGTGCGGCTCCAGGCCCTTGCCGACGCCTACGAGGCCCTTCGCCTGGCCAGCGAGCGCACCGGACGCCCCATACGCGCGGGCGCGCAGATCGTGCTCATGCGCGAGAACGCCCCCCACCTGCCTGCCATGGTGCGCTGGGCGGGCGAACACGGGGCGCGGTTCGTCATCGTGTCGCACCTTTTCCCCTACACCCGCGAGGCCGAGGAACACTCGCTGTTCAACCCCAACCCTGAGGAGGCGGCGCGCTACTTCTCCAAGTGGAAGGCCATCGCAGCCGGGGAAGGCCTGGACTTCGACGACTACTACAAGATTCTCTGGCGGGTGGACAAATCCGAGGGGGACAAGCGCCTGGTGCACCTGGTGAAGCTCATGCAGCGCGACGCCAACGCCCACGGCGTCTGGATGAACGTACGCAGCCTGTTCGACTGGGACAGCACCGACAGGGGCGACCTTGAGCGCGCCTTCGAGGGGGCCAGCGCCGTGGCGCGCGAGATGGGCATGGAGATCAGCCTGCCGCCGCTCTCCGCCCGGCAGGAGAGGCGCTGCGGCTTCATGGAGGAGGGAGCGACCTTCATCAGCCGCTCCGGCCAAGTGGCGCCGTGCCACTTCCTGTGGCGCAATTACCGCTGCGTCATGGGCGGCGAGACCAAGCACGTGCGCGCGGCCTTTTTCGGCTCCATCAGGCAGGCCCGCCTGGAGGACATCTGGAACGAGGCCGGCTACAAGGATTTCCGCAGCCAGGCCCTGGCCTACGAGTACCCGCATTGCGCCAGCTGCAACGGCGGTCCCTGCAGCGACGTCACCTCGGCCAGCTCCCCCTTCGAGGAGGACTGCATCGGCTCACGGGTGCCCTGCTGCCACTGCCCCTGGCCCGTCGGGCAACTGGCCTGCCTGAGCTAG
- a CDS encoding SGNH/GDSL hydrolase family protein, with protein sequence MRETINVRLLDIHSFKHDPAATASPTLGFRLKHGYEIKSKGLRGFRHNTYGFIGPEFSPRKPSDTYRIFCLGGSTTYGAGVETDRYSYPAILQEMFERTRSPGGKRIEAVNAGVFGYNSLHTYLQISTRLQWFSPDMYVIMDGLNDLDAAQHVHRRGCACEYTIPEAFEQVVRYERNLQAALDASRREGVLSVLVSDPMKLGRDPGSSHLRDMNQDLVKLLAYGRTVLPAANASLAARNHIPYVNTQATFDSVLDESRLIRRVWADDLHLTRYGYYLLARDVYRALMAIPAVQKAAGASRAASDEELDALFPDIVLWRPADGAGWASSPAPLGGQVSTVNIKELEPNSKGWSAFTPASTETPGILTIPLAGGGTRFRIYPRMEKSSDSVSVFWLSGDGKRQPVFSLTKAFDDSHWTPESSWYEITVPDGPGGKLEIILKGFTSQFWHNGPALLFNVD encoded by the coding sequence ATGCGCGAGACCATCAACGTCCGGCTTCTCGACATCCACTCCTTCAAGCACGATCCGGCCGCTACGGCCTCCCCCACGCTGGGATTCCGCCTCAAGCATGGCTACGAGATCAAGAGCAAGGGTCTCCGCGGCTTCCGCCACAACACGTACGGTTTCATCGGCCCGGAATTCAGCCCGCGCAAGCCGTCGGACACGTACAGGATCTTCTGCCTTGGCGGCTCCACCACCTACGGAGCCGGCGTCGAGACGGACCGGTACTCCTATCCCGCCATCCTGCAGGAGATGTTCGAGCGAACCCGATCTCCCGGCGGCAAACGCATCGAAGCGGTCAACGCCGGCGTGTTCGGATACAACTCCCTGCACACCTACCTGCAGATATCCACCCGGCTGCAGTGGTTCAGCCCGGACATGTACGTGATCATGGACGGATTGAACGATCTTGACGCCGCCCAGCACGTGCACCGGAGGGGCTGCGCCTGCGAATACACCATCCCCGAAGCGTTCGAGCAGGTCGTGAGGTACGAGCGCAACCTGCAGGCGGCGCTGGACGCCTCGCGGCGCGAGGGTGTCCTTTCGGTTCTGGTCAGCGACCCGATGAAATTGGGCCGGGATCCGGGCTCATCCCACCTGAGGGACATGAACCAGGATCTGGTCAAGCTTCTGGCCTACGGGCGCACCGTGCTGCCCGCCGCCAACGCCTCGCTCGCCGCCAGGAACCACATCCCGTACGTCAACACGCAGGCGACCTTCGACTCCGTCCTTGATGAGAGCCGCCTGATCCGCAGAGTATGGGCGGACGACCTGCACCTGACCCGATACGGCTATTATCTCCTCGCGAGGGACGTCTACCGCGCGCTCATGGCCATCCCCGCCGTGCAGAAGGCCGCGGGGGCCAGCCGCGCCGCCTCCGACGAGGAGCTGGACGCCCTCTTCCCGGATATCGTCCTGTGGCGCCCGGCGGACGGCGCGGGCTGGGCTTCTTCCCCGGCCCCCCTGGGAGGTCAGGTCTCTACGGTCAATATCAAGGAGCTGGAACCCAACAGCAAGGGCTGGAGCGCTTTCACCCCGGCCAGCACCGAAACTCCCGGCATTTTGACGATCCCCCTGGCCGGCGGGGGTACCCGGTTCAGGATTTATCCGCGCATGGAAAAGTCGAGTGACAGCGTGAGCGTCTTCTGGCTGTCCGGCGACGGCAAACGCCAGCCGGTTTTCAGTCTGACCAAGGCTTTCGACGACAGCCATTGGACCCCGGAATCGTCATGGTATGAGATCACCGTGCCTGATGGGCCGGGCGGAAAACTGGAAATCATCCTCAAAGGGTTCACTTCTCAATTCTGGCACAACGGCCCGGCATTGCTGTTTAACGTCGATTGA
- a CDS encoding uracil-DNA glycosylase, with the protein MPKSARIDALLARLAAVPQAPDLFNPFQDPRLAGNMRQFLLFLARQPVKLALVGEAAGHRGCALTGMPFTSPETLATNANPFFASHRETMFRQGDVFEPSGRYVWGVADAHGVVPLLWNALPLHPHLPGKPRTNRTPRTKELELGKPFLAEVLDIFSPRQVVAVGRKAEHSLGALFPGLAFRTVRHPAMGGSTLFRAQMAEILA; encoded by the coding sequence ATGCCCAAATCCGCACGCATAGACGCCCTGCTCGCCCGGCTGGCCGCCGTCCCCCAGGCCCCGGACCTGTTCAACCCCTTCCAGGACCCCCGCCTGGCGGGCAATATGCGCCAGTTCCTGCTCTTCCTGGCCCGCCAGCCCGTGAAGCTGGCCCTTGTCGGCGAAGCCGCCGGACACAGGGGCTGCGCCCTGACCGGCATGCCCTTCACCAGCCCCGAAACGCTGGCCACCAACGCAAACCCGTTCTTCGCCTCCCACCGGGAGACCATGTTCCGCCAGGGCGACGTGTTCGAGCCGAGCGGCCGCTACGTCTGGGGCGTTGCCGACGCCCATGGCGTCGTGCCCCTGCTCTGGAACGCCCTGCCCCTGCACCCGCACCTTCCAGGCAAGCCGCGCACCAACCGCACCCCTCGCACGAAAGAGCTGGAGCTTGGCAAGCCCTTCCTGGCCGAGGTGCTGGACATCTTCAGCCCGAGACAGGTGGTGGCCGTGGGCCGCAAGGCCGAGCACTCCCTGGGCGCGCTCTTCCCCGGGCTGGCCTTCCGCACCGTGCGCCATCCGGCCATGGGCGGCAGCACCCTCTTCCGCGCCCAGATGGCGGAAATCCTCGCCTAG
- a CDS encoding adenylate kinase gives MNILTFGPNGSGKGTQGSLVKQKYNLAHIESGGIFREHIGGGTELGKKAKAYIDRGDLVPDDITIPMVLETLKTKGQGGWLLDGFPRNTVQAQKLWEALQAEGIKLDYVIEILLPREIAKNRIMGRRICKNDPNHPNNIFIDAIKPNGDKCRVCGGDLSARSDDQDEAAIGKRHDIYYDTNTGTLAAAYFYKDLAAKGVTKYIELDGEGAINDIKDKLLAQLA, from the coding sequence GTGAATATCCTGACCTTCGGGCCCAACGGCAGCGGCAAGGGAACTCAGGGTTCCCTGGTTAAGCAGAAATACAATCTGGCTCACATCGAGTCCGGCGGCATCTTCCGCGAGCACATCGGCGGCGGCACCGAGCTGGGCAAGAAGGCCAAGGCGTATATCGACCGCGGCGACCTGGTCCCCGACGACATCACCATCCCCATGGTCCTCGAGACCCTGAAGACCAAAGGTCAGGGCGGCTGGCTGCTTGACGGCTTCCCCCGCAACACCGTGCAGGCCCAGAAGCTGTGGGAGGCCCTGCAGGCCGAAGGCATCAAGCTCGACTACGTGATCGAGATCCTGCTGCCCCGCGAAATCGCCAAGAACCGCATCATGGGCCGCCGCATCTGCAAGAACGACCCCAACCACCCCAACAACATCTTCATCGACGCCATCAAGCCCAACGGCGACAAGTGCCGCGTCTGCGGCGGCGACCTCTCCGCCCGCTCCGACGACCAGGACGAGGCCGCCATCGGCAAGCGTCATGACATCTACTACGACACCAACACCGGCACCCTGGCCGCCGCCTACTTCTACAAGGACCTGGCCGCCAAGGGCGTGACCAAGTACATCGAGCTCGACGGCGAAGGCGCCATCAACGACATCAAGGACAAGCTGCTGGCTCAGCTGGCCTAA
- the tilS gene encoding tRNA lysidine(34) synthetase TilS encodes MPHPGGLTALSPWSAHLCLRVESILLDLAGPELRGKSVVLAVSGGLDSTALAAMLSILGPRLSLTLHAAHLDHGLRPDSAQDAAHCVEMCSELDINCVVKTADIRAEAASRRTGLEDAGRRARYAWLEELRRETGSYAVLTAHQLDELAEDVLMRLIRGAGWPALGGMPAWDPRRRILRPLLTLPKEQLRRFLNEWGLAWRDDPSNEDRTFLRNRVRKEFVPLFVRENPHFLGAVAELWTQARIDEAYMQEAVSPLVPEPDPATGERLLRSEHLENLPKALRLRLYKRVVETLGPGQPLAPPLRALDEAWAARSLGKDFQFPGGKQALVTREGIVFIPGSGAPAVDTSPPEG; translated from the coding sequence ATGCCCCATCCCGGCGGGCTCACCGCCCTTTCCCCCTGGTCCGCCCATCTCTGCCTGCGCGTGGAGAGCATCCTGCTCGACCTCGCCGGCCCGGAGCTGCGCGGCAAGAGCGTGGTGCTCGCCGTGTCGGGCGGGCTGGACTCCACGGCCCTCGCGGCCATGCTCTCCATCCTCGGCCCGCGCCTGAGCCTCACACTGCACGCCGCCCACCTGGACCACGGCCTGAGACCCGATTCCGCCCAGGACGCAGCCCACTGCGTCGAGATGTGCTCCGAACTGGACATCAACTGCGTGGTCAAGACAGCCGACATCCGCGCCGAGGCAGCCAGCCGGCGCACCGGCCTGGAGGACGCGGGCCGCAGGGCGCGCTACGCCTGGCTGGAGGAGCTGCGCCGTGAGACCGGCTCCTACGCGGTGCTGACCGCGCACCAGCTGGACGAACTGGCCGAGGATGTGCTCATGCGCCTGATCCGCGGCGCGGGCTGGCCCGCCCTGGGCGGCATGCCCGCCTGGGACCCGCGGCGGCGCATCCTGCGGCCGCTGCTCACCCTGCCCAAGGAGCAGCTGCGCCGCTTCCTGAACGAATGGGGCCTCGCCTGGCGCGACGACCCGAGCAACGAGGACCGCACTTTCCTGCGGAACCGTGTGCGCAAGGAATTCGTGCCCTTGTTCGTTCGTGAAAATCCGCACTTTCTGGGCGCCGTGGCCGAACTCTGGACCCAGGCGCGCATCGACGAGGCCTACATGCAGGAGGCCGTGTCGCCGCTCGTCCCCGAGCCGGACCCGGCCACAGGGGAGCGCCTGCTGCGCTCCGAGCACCTCGAAAACCTCCCCAAGGCCCTTCGCCTGCGCCTGTACAAACGCGTCGTGGAGACTCTCGGCCCAGGACAGCCCTTGGCCCCGCCCCTGCGGGCCCTGGACGAGGCCTGGGCCGCCCGCTCCCTGGGCAAGGACTTCCAGTTCCCCGGCGGCAAGCAGGCCCTGGTGACGCGCGAGGGCATCGTTTTCATTCCAGGTTCCGGGGCCCCCGCCGTTGACACTTCCCCGCCCGAGGGATAG
- a CDS encoding bacteriohemerythrin — protein MTIFVWSDSLSVNHKDIDLQHMRLVELLADLERAHAAGEGKDILARVIRELNEYVREHFSTEERLMARIGFPGLDAHVAQHEAFIEKLLHFELDYLGDRAELSNELLAFLKRWFEEHVTGFDQEYARHFEQRGLL, from the coding sequence ATGACAATTTTCGTCTGGTCAGACAGCCTGAGCGTGAACCACAAGGACATCGACCTGCAGCACATGCGCCTGGTCGAGCTGCTGGCCGACCTGGAGCGTGCCCACGCCGCCGGTGAAGGCAAGGACATCCTGGCCCGAGTCATCCGCGAGCTCAACGAATACGTGCGCGAGCACTTCAGCACCGAAGAACGCCTGATGGCCCGCATCGGCTTCCCGGGCCTGGATGCGCACGTGGCCCAGCACGAGGCCTTCATCGAGAAGCTGCTCCACTTCGAGCTGGACTACCTGGGCGACAGGGCCGAGCTGTCCAACGAGCTGCTGGCCTTCCTGAAGCGCTGGTTCGAGGAGCACGTCACCGGCTTCGACCAGGAGTACGCCCGCCATTTCGAACAGCGCGGGCTGCTCTGA
- the hemA gene encoding glutamyl-tRNA reductase produces MQHDIHILGLNHRTADVDVRECFSLKEQVSFEECVHNLGKSVDELLVLSTCNRVEILVVAPLGSGAGEKVIRCWAESSGRSPSELAPHVYHRRGLEAVEHLFQVAAGLDSMVLGEPQILGQLKQAYKNAVDKGQTKVVVNRLLHKAFSTAKRVRTETGIGTSAVSISYAAVELAKHIFGEMADKKAMLIGAGEMAELAATHLVGAGVKSLSVVNRTYSRAEELAARFKGRPLAFAELIDRLPEVDIVISSTGSPEPIIRARDIKDVLKKRKYKPMFFIDIAVPRDIDPDINSLDNVYLYDIDDLKDVVEENKAQRATEAEKAREIIRSESEKFGLWLKSLDLQPTIVDLLGQGEALARKELRRTLKRLGPDCPQEVQAAVEKLALSLAHKLYHQPLQFLKRRSQEEDGGERFLDLARRMFDLDGEVVPPEAHLDRKPAAKE; encoded by the coding sequence ATGCAGCACGACATTCATATTCTCGGTCTCAACCACCGCACCGCCGACGTTGACGTGCGGGAGTGTTTTTCCCTCAAGGAGCAGGTGAGCTTCGAGGAGTGCGTCCACAACCTGGGCAAGTCCGTGGACGAACTGCTGGTGCTCTCCACCTGCAACCGGGTCGAGATCCTGGTTGTGGCCCCCCTGGGCTCCGGCGCGGGGGAGAAGGTGATCCGCTGCTGGGCCGAGTCCAGCGGCCGCAGCCCCTCGGAGCTTGCCCCCCACGTGTACCACCGGCGCGGCCTGGAGGCCGTGGAGCACCTGTTCCAGGTGGCCGCGGGGCTCGACTCCATGGTGCTGGGCGAGCCGCAGATCCTGGGGCAGCTCAAGCAGGCCTACAAGAACGCCGTGGACAAAGGCCAGACCAAGGTTGTGGTCAACCGGCTGCTGCACAAGGCCTTCTCCACGGCCAAGCGCGTGCGCACGGAGACGGGCATCGGCACCAGCGCCGTGTCCATCAGCTACGCCGCCGTGGAGCTGGCCAAGCACATCTTCGGCGAGATGGCCGACAAGAAGGCCATGCTCATCGGCGCGGGCGAAATGGCCGAGCTGGCCGCCACGCACCTGGTGGGCGCGGGCGTCAAGTCGCTCAGCGTCGTCAACCGGACCTACTCCCGCGCGGAGGAGCTGGCCGCCCGCTTCAAGGGCAGGCCCCTGGCCTTCGCCGAGCTCATCGACCGCCTGCCCGAGGTGGACATCGTCATCAGCTCCACCGGCTCCCCCGAGCCCATCATCAGGGCCCGCGACATCAAGGACGTGCTCAAGAAGCGCAAATACAAGCCCATGTTCTTCATCGACATCGCGGTGCCCCGCGACATCGACCCGGACATCAACAGCCTGGACAACGTCTACCTCTACGACATCGACGACCTCAAGGACGTGGTGGAGGAGAACAAGGCCCAGCGCGCCACCGAGGCCGAGAAGGCCCGGGAGATCATCCGCTCCGAGTCCGAGAAGTTCGGGCTGTGGCTCAAATCCCTTGACCTGCAGCCCACCATCGTGGACCTGCTGGGCCAGGGCGAGGCCCTCGCCCGCAAGGAGCTGCGCCGCACGCTCAAGCGCCTCGGCCCCGACTGCCCCCAGGAGGTGCAGGCCGCGGTGGAGAAGCTGGCCCTGTCCCTGGCGCACAAGCTTTACCACCAGCCCCTGCAGTTCCTGAAACGGCGCTCCCAGGAGGAGGACGGCGGCGAACGCTTCCTGGACCTGGCCCGGCGCATGTTCGATCTCGACGGGGAGGTGGTGCCCCCCGAAGCCCACCTGGACCGCAAACCCGCCGCCAAGGAGTAG
- the ccsA gene encoding cytochrome c biogenesis protein CcsA gives MDSAELALYAALALYLVGSGGHICGIFTGKHRPNTFGGIASGAGFACHTVSLALRLFANPSLALASGEFYLSLFSWSLLLVLFVLWVRLKLSFLGLIATPLAFIILLGSLSVSSARLPLPPSLAGLFFGLHIGTLFCSLGLMAMAGAAGAAYIKLERRIKSKEKLNGVWAALPSLDKLDNANRLAVTFGFPLYTLGLLSGFIWAGLTWKRYFSWDPKEITAVFIWLLFAFLFHQRVALGWRGRKTAWLAIWVFGLSLASMLGINFFVKTHHSFA, from the coding sequence ATGGACTCAGCTGAACTCGCACTGTACGCCGCGCTGGCCCTCTATCTGGTGGGCAGCGGCGGGCACATCTGCGGCATCTTCACCGGCAAGCACCGCCCGAACACCTTCGGGGGCATCGCCTCCGGCGCGGGCTTCGCCTGCCACACGGTGAGCCTGGCCCTGCGGCTCTTCGCCAACCCGTCCCTGGCCCTGGCCAGCGGCGAGTTCTACCTCAGCCTGTTCTCCTGGAGCCTGCTGCTGGTGCTCTTCGTGCTCTGGGTGCGGCTCAAGCTCTCCTTCCTGGGGCTGATCGCAACCCCCCTGGCCTTCATCATCCTTCTGGGCTCGCTGAGCGTCAGTTCGGCGCGCCTGCCCCTGCCGCCATCCCTGGCGGGGCTGTTCTTCGGGCTGCACATCGGCACGCTGTTCTGCTCGCTGGGGCTCATGGCCATGGCAGGAGCCGCCGGAGCCGCCTACATCAAGCTGGAGCGGCGCATCAAAAGCAAGGAGAAGCTCAACGGCGTCTGGGCCGCCCTGCCCTCCCTGGACAAGCTGGACAACGCCAACCGCCTGGCCGTGACCTTCGGTTTCCCGCTCTACACCCTGGGCCTGCTCTCCGGCTTCATCTGGGCCGGGCTGACCTGGAAGCGCTATTTCTCCTGGGACCCCAAGGAGATCACGGCCGTGTTCATCTGGCTGCTGTTCGCCTTCCTGTTCCACCAGCGCGTGGCCCTTGGCTGGCGCGGCAGGAAAACCGCCTGGCTGGCCATATGGGTGTTCGGGCTCAGCCTGGCCTCCATGCTCGGCATCAACTTCTTCGTAAAGACGCACCATAGTTTCGCCTGA
- a CDS encoding precorrin-2 dehydrogenase/sirohydrochlorin ferrochelatase family protein: MRYYPLYADLTRKRCLVVGAGEVGRRKIGTLAACGAKEILVLDTSPPDAELQEVLALPNVVFEQRSFDEADLDGRFLVIASTSNEELNWRISRACEARDLLCNIVDQPEKCSFIVPALFTQGDLTVAISTGGASPAMARKIRKEMADTFGSEYAAALMLMSRLRPLVLELGLGSPRNGAIFRSLVESGLLEALERRDAATTADILAAHLPSELHGSIPELLDGLS, encoded by the coding sequence ATGCGTTACTACCCACTCTACGCGGACCTCACCCGCAAGCGCTGCCTCGTGGTCGGCGCGGGCGAGGTCGGCCGCCGCAAAATCGGAACCCTGGCCGCCTGCGGGGCCAAGGAAATCCTCGTGCTGGACACCAGCCCCCCGGACGCCGAGCTCCAGGAGGTCCTGGCCCTGCCCAACGTGGTCTTCGAGCAGCGCTCCTTCGACGAGGCAGACCTGGACGGCCGCTTCCTGGTGATCGCCTCCACCTCCAACGAGGAGCTCAACTGGCGCATAAGCCGGGCCTGCGAAGCCAGGGACCTGCTCTGCAACATCGTGGACCAGCCCGAGAAGTGCAGCTTCATCGTCCCCGCGCTGTTCACCCAGGGCGACCTGACCGTGGCCATATCCACGGGCGGAGCCTCCCCGGCCATGGCCCGCAAGATCCGCAAGGAGATGGCCGACACCTTCGGCAGCGAATACGCCGCCGCGCTCATGCTCATGAGCAGGCTTAGGCCCCTGGTGCTGGAGCTGGGCCTCGGCTCGCCGCGCAACGGGGCCATTTTCCGCAGCCTGGTAGAGTCCGGCCTGCTGGAAGCGCTGGAGCGGCGCGACGCGGCCACCACGGCGGACATCCTCGCCGCGCACCTTCCTTCCGAGCTGCACGGCAGCATCCCGGAGCTACTGGATGGACTCAGCTGA